The Mesobacillus jeotgali genome window below encodes:
- a CDS encoding DUF7010 family protein: MNQDVSHLNFEKLRTELSAEAGKGYPMFIAGIIFWLLMGVGGLFVPHQIMVWIYLFGIGLVLPLGILVSKVVHVNFLATHNPLSTIGGLVGGIQIFFAPLIILIAYQQPDWIPFVVGVLTGAHFLPYVAIYRSKGYIFQTVATVLAASVIGFGWMDQAYSLIPFSLIIVYSITLFWLMKEAKVVKKEWTIAEKDISIRM; this comes from the coding sequence ATGAACCAGGATGTTTCTCATTTGAACTTTGAAAAACTTAGGACGGAATTATCAGCGGAGGCTGGCAAAGGGTATCCCATGTTTATCGCGGGAATTATTTTCTGGCTGTTGATGGGAGTTGGAGGACTTTTTGTGCCACATCAAATCATGGTTTGGATTTATCTGTTCGGCATAGGTCTGGTATTGCCTCTAGGAATTTTGGTTTCAAAAGTTGTACACGTAAATTTTCTCGCCACACATAATCCGCTTTCAACTATCGGCGGGTTAGTGGGTGGTATCCAAATCTTCTTCGCGCCGCTCATCATTCTTATAGCATACCAGCAGCCGGATTGGATTCCGTTCGTTGTCGGTGTTTTAACGGGTGCCCATTTTTTGCCGTATGTAGCCATTTACCGAAGCAAGGGATATATATTCCAAACGGTTGCCACTGTCCTGGCTGCCTCTGTGATCGGTTTCGGCTGGATGGACCAAGCTTATTCACTCATTCCTTTTTCACTTATCATTGTTTATTCTATTACATTGTTCTGGCTGATGAAGGAAGCAAAAGTGGTAAAGAAAGAATGGACAATTGCAGAGAAAGATATTTCAATCAGAATGTAA
- a CDS encoding cysteine hydrolase family protein: protein MVNKALVIIDVQNGMFLEGESVFNGDELLKGIKDLIARARSAKIPVVYIQHNETSGYPLESGTYGWQIHSKIYPEKGDMIIQKTTSDSFLKTSLDKKLKEKGIEHLYLVGIQTEICVDTTCRSAFSKGYKLTLVSDLHSTWPNEELTAQQIINHHNGTMRWFADVHSSHEIHFT, encoded by the coding sequence ATGGTAAACAAAGCATTAGTGATCATTGACGTTCAGAACGGAATGTTTCTGGAAGGGGAATCGGTTTTCAATGGAGATGAGCTGCTGAAAGGGATCAAGGATCTGATAGCCCGTGCTCGTTCTGCCAAAATACCAGTTGTATATATCCAACATAATGAAACATCAGGATATCCATTGGAAAGCGGAACATATGGTTGGCAAATCCATTCGAAAATTTACCCAGAAAAGGGAGACATGATTATTCAAAAAACCACATCGGACTCCTTCTTAAAAACAAGCCTTGACAAAAAGTTGAAAGAAAAGGGGATTGAACATCTCTATCTAGTTGGCATTCAAACAGAAATTTGTGTAGATACAACATGCAGAAGCGCATTCAGTAAAGGATATAAGCTTACTTTGGTTTCCGATTTACATAGCACATGGCCCAATGAAGAATTGACAGCACAGCAAATCATCAACCATCACAATGGAACAATGCGCTGGTTTGCAGATGTGCACTCTAGCCACGAAATTCACTTCACTTGA
- a CDS encoding DMT family transporter → MFFALVIVTTFLMGSSFTVGKIGLSYVSPLLLVGLRFSIAGLLMAVLVRKMVKPNKLADWGRIFTIGLVQTAGVMGCIFLSLRTITAGESSILTFTNPLMVVIMGTIFLGIRYRLLQWLGAIIGFIGVFNTLGFHLQLTVGTLFGLGAAVFWSIGTILIKQWGSRFNVWVLTAYQMLFGGILLLIMGITLETPKLTITPISISVILWLAIMASIVQFAIWFYLINQGDPGKTSAFLFLAPFFGVLTGWVLLDEVVEWYVYAGGALIFTGIFLVNWTFKERVKLSSLSENG, encoded by the coding sequence ATGTTCTTTGCCCTAGTCATTGTCACTACTTTTCTAATGGGCTCTTCTTTTACCGTAGGCAAAATTGGTTTGAGCTATGTCTCTCCATTGTTATTGGTTGGATTAAGATTTTCGATCGCCGGTTTGCTGATGGCGGTGCTTGTCAGGAAAATGGTTAAGCCAAATAAGCTGGCTGACTGGGGAAGGATTTTCACCATCGGTTTAGTGCAGACTGCCGGGGTCATGGGCTGTATTTTCTTGAGTTTACGTACCATTACTGCGGGCGAGTCCTCGATATTAACCTTTACCAATCCATTAATGGTTGTGATCATGGGGACGATTTTCCTGGGGATTCGATACAGGCTTCTTCAATGGCTTGGAGCGATTATAGGGTTCATCGGTGTATTCAACACATTAGGTTTCCATCTGCAGCTGACAGTTGGTACACTTTTCGGCTTGGGGGCAGCTGTGTTCTGGTCAATCGGAACAATCCTGATCAAACAATGGGGCAGCCGCTTCAATGTCTGGGTGCTGACTGCTTATCAAATGCTCTTCGGAGGGATTCTCCTCTTAATAATGGGGATCACGTTGGAAACACCAAAGCTGACGATTACTCCAATTTCAATCTCGGTTATTCTATGGCTGGCGATCATGGCCTCGATCGTCCAGTTTGCCATTTGGTTTTACTTGATCAATCAGGGCGACCCTGGCAAGACGAGTGCTTTCTTGTTCCTTGCACCGTTTTTTGGTGTGCTAACTGGCTGGGTACTGCTAGATGAAGTCGTTGAATGGTACGTGTATGCTGGCGGAGCGCTGATTTTCACAGGAATTTTCCTGGTGAACTGGACGTTTAAAGAGAGAGTGAAATTGTCATCCTTGTCAGAGAATGGATAG
- a CDS encoding YolD-like family protein: MRIRDRGKMKFMPAHFMPEHRALLRELARDDLRQPRPMLDEYEIQEMENEICRAMEYTYLVQITKWDDGFTYEEKGHVHYLDPIRKEVRMVTDDGSAVSMKFKDIVAVEMIEGHGK; encoded by the coding sequence ATGAGAATACGAGACAGAGGAAAGATGAAATTTATGCCTGCCCACTTTATGCCGGAACATCGGGCATTATTAAGGGAACTAGCACGTGATGACCTGCGGCAGCCACGGCCAATGCTCGACGAATACGAAATTCAGGAAATGGAAAATGAAATTTGCCGCGCCATGGAATATACATACCTAGTGCAGATCACAAAGTGGGATGATGGATTTACATATGAAGAAAAAGGCCATGTCCATTATCTTGATCCAATAAGGAAGGAAGTACGAATGGTGACAGATGATGGAAGTGCAGTTTCCATGAAGTTCAAGGATATTGTCGCTGTGGAGATGATCGAGGGACATGGAAAATAA